In Vanacampus margaritifer isolate UIUO_Vmar chromosome 6, RoL_Vmar_1.0, whole genome shotgun sequence, the DNA window AAGGACACTTGATAAGCGATGGAATATTTGACATCATAAGGCTGGGTGACAGAACAGGACAAATGAGACTGACTTCAACAAAAGATTACCTTTGAAAGCTCCACAGATGTCCTCATGTTTTACATATGCCATTGTATAAACATATTAAGGGTCAACAGGTCAGAAGCAAACATTTTCCTAGTCCAAAATTCTTAAGAAAGACATGTTTCCACCACAAAAAGATGATGTCACACTATTTAGATGAATGACACTGATTTCGCCACCCCACTTACTTATTGCAAACATAAGTCAGATCTGTGTTTACTGCTTCAAAgcatgtatcataagtactaatggtatcggcaccggtgagtactgaagatttgagtatcggtctaaaaaaaatcgTATCGAACATCCCAACTAAAAAGGATATGGACTGTTGTTAGAGTCGTCTGTGACATTCTTGATGCTCTGCTGCACCCAGACTCTCTGCTGgtccagctcacgttccctgaTGGCCAGATCATCAAGTTCTGCCTTCAGGTCAATCAGCTTGTCCGCTATCTCCCTCGTATTGCAACCTGGACCTACACCCCTGAAAcataaacagaaataaaaaaaaataaaaaaataaaataagattgctACAGGACTTGCCAAAAATGACCGTGTCGGTTGTCTATTGACTGAGCATTGCTGAAATATGGGGTCCCATTAATTATGGTTGGACGATGTGATCATCAGGTTGCTAATGAACTTTTGCCCCCACATgctaaaaagtaattaaatctGTATGGGCAGAATACGGTTAAATTAGCCATTGGCGGCGTCACCCAAGTACCACTCATATACACTCTGGACGCAGAAGGGTGAACATTTCTTACTCCGGAAGAAGTCTCGGAGTCTCCAATAATGCGAGggtagggagggagggagggatggagggaaGAAAGAAAGTAATCACTCTTATCACTATAGAAAGTGTCTaataaatacagacgctccccaacttacgaacgagttacgttccgagcgatcgttcgtaaggtgaattcgttcgtaagttgcttcagtgctatattttgtattataatttatgtttaaagcctatataagtatattgaaggtttatataagtatgtttaaggcttgtacaagtaacctgcattggtttgtactgaaaaaaacttttaataaaatggagagaatacgtacagtactgtatgttagagagagagcgagagacacttaatggaagaacacttaggaagaagttgagggtcgaggagaagaagatgagggttgatgagtatcttccttggaggatttactagaaactggccgaaagaagcgatccaacgacgattgcacagtttccttcttttttttcatcataaatgatgcggtagcactgtatggcatcattcaattgatttgcaacctttgtgcaacgttcaatatttgggtcttgctgctcgaagagtgcgatggctttatctatgagcgaaaacactcggaaaaaggcgcgcaatacaaaatctaacttacagcatctctttccggacattttccgacacacgcgcagacatgttcgtatatgccgttgttcgtaactcgaatgttcgtaagtaggggagcgtctgtatagctACATAGTCTCCAATTTGGCAGCACTAAATAGTTGCTTAGGACATCATGGtaacaaatgcaatattcagTGTCATTACATGAGGCAATACCGACAACATCTCGCCAAAACCGTGTGATTTGAAACAAAGTGGGACAAGTTGTCATGTACTGTAATTCTTAATCTTTCGAGACTGCGGGcatcaattatttaaaacagcaaaccTTAGAGGGTACAACTAAAGAGTGAGTGCACTTACTTCCACTGGATACTGTTCTTGGACTTTTTCTCGATCAGTCCAATTCCCTCCAACACATTAGTGATGTCGTAGATGCGCCGCTTCTGCCGTACTGCCAATGTGTCGGCTGCCTGACTCACAGAATAACAAAGGGAAAATGCATTAAAACTGGTGTGACATTTAAGTAATTCATACCCAAGAGACTACCGTTCAaactaagacaaaaaaaagtgtagttcAACTTCCTTAGCCAAAGTGTTGTGCCTAGTTTAGTGCATAATAGAGCCACATCTACAGTGTGTATACATCTGTGTGCTGATAAGTCTGTGCTTTGGCCTGGTGCCTGCAGGTGCATCCTCATACTGCTCTACTAGCACTTGCAGGGTAACATCCCCAGTGTGGTTTGACTGAAGAACTATGGGAACTAAGTGGACAATATCTTGTTCTAACTGATTAAGCAGAGAAGTAACCAAACCgagacaatattttaaaaacaggcATAGCGCAGGTgaacagtttaacattttccaagAGCAATGAGAGTAATATTACTTTTTCTAAATTACAGATAGAAAGTTACAGTCAGAGTCAATATGTTTTAGAGCGGGAAAACACTTGAATTGAATATGAATGTCGCTATGAATCAATCATGCTACATTGTCTATGTGTAAAGATGCACTAGCTCAGAAAACAGCGACAAAAGCTGACCCACTTGGAAATCTCCAGGGGGCAGCCTGGAAAAGTTCAGCAGGTAGGGCTCGAAAACTTTGAATTGGACCGCTTTTTGGTGTTTGCGTTGAAAAGTAACCCGGATGTTTACACTACGATGCAGCTATCGCTCATTCAAATCTAGACTGTCAGAAAGCTAGGCTATGCTAACAGACAGGCTAGCAAAAAGTGCATGAAACCTAACGACAGCAGGCAGCTCCAGATGACATGTGCTAGCTAACAACAAAGACTGGTTGGCATGCTCACAGCTTTCAGATCCAGTACTCCGTCCTTGGCCTCCTGCAGCAAAGTTACAAACTTAGCTGTGAGGAGTCCCAGACTCTTTTCATGCCTGCTTGGTGTCTGCGGCTGCAGCGGGTCCCCCACAGCGCCAAATTCGCCCCGATTACTGGCCGACTCTAGCTCCATCATCTCTCGGGATCAGCGCCGAAGTCCTCCTGCCACCCCGACCAAAACCTCGGAAGCGAGCCCAGGAACGCACGCTCCGCAGCCTTAGTCAACCAAACTGAAGGACACCGGTGTCCGTGGCATAAGAGCGTTTCACCGTTCTTCAAACGATTGCACGAAATCCAGCGGTGTACAAGGACGACGATTCATTGAACGAGCTTTCGGTTGGGAGAGCCGTTGGCCACGCGAGGTATGACGGGACTGTTCAACCAGTGGAGAGACCGTTAATCAATGTGTAGCTATGTCAAACGCGTACAACAGCGTAATAGTGGTAAAACATACCAATTTGAAATGACAATATATttgaaactaaataaataaataatctgcaGTTGTTTGGTGATTCAATTGTAGAGGTGAAAGATCAATTTAACAGGGACCTATATATTGCTATTTGTAGATAGACCCTTACAGGTCCAAACTTGAAGAAAATACTTCTGCGCAGGCGCAAagtcattcaattaaaaaatctggtctgtttaaattatttgtttttcttctttaaatttttaggaaaaaaacgattcataaaatatatttatgataATATGTTATAATCATtgatataatgtaaataaaaaaatatactgtgaTCTCCTTAAGAggtattttaaaacatattaaattataaaataatattacattatatttatttcaagtgcaagacaaaaaaatattaatattttactgTTCTCCCCTAGTGTTTCCTaaactttattgagccaaggtacacattttacattagaattatttCTCACTACACGTCACCAACCAAAATGTCACAAGAAATGTCACAAGAAATGTGAATACAGGGCTGGGGTGTTTTCATTCCTGCTGATGTTCTTGCAGAGCAATGAATTGTTATTTTGTATGactggcaacaggtggatacacaggTTTATTGTCACGTCTATGAATGGCATTTAATCTGCATTTCACATTACGTCGCTGGCATTGATCGatgaataaatcacaaatttaagtCAAATTGTATATGAGACCTTACGGCACTTCAGTGTGCCACGGCACcgtggttgtttaaaaaataaactgagTTTAAATTGATGTAAATGATTGTAATAAAATGATATATGCTATTTTGGATTTGACGCTTAAAAATtatggccaccagggggcaacaGTGCCCGCAGAAATTACCTCCTGGGTCAATCCATATTCAGTGATccctatactgtatataaataatgtgCTTCGATTAAACCATGTTCGAGGATATAAtataccaaaataaatgcaaataataaattcaacatACATCACCTATTAAATGTGCCAAATATGCAGCAGAAATATAAAACACAAGCTTCACAAAATAACGAAAGTGCGTTTCCTGTCACACGCTCTGCCCGTAGCTGTCAGCTGACTGACTCACCAGGAAGCAATACACACACGGGTAAATATCCATCACAATcttattgtttttatatgtttccAAAAATACACAGCGAAGCGGATGCGAGCTGTCAATGTAAACTCGGGGACCTTTTCTTTCGTCTTTCATTTTaccgtgttaaaaaaaagaagctaaattaCTAGCCAACATAGAGCTTCTCGTATGGACAAGCAGGACAGACAGCATCCTTATATGAAATATAACTCTAGAACAAATTGCACtatattaatttcattaaaacGGGGAATTTTAGGCTtagctgtattattattattaataacaataataaaatctgGTAATTGTTGCAATGCTCAGGCTTGATGGGTTGATGGACAAGTCGTTGAACATTTAGGATAAAGAGGATGCTGTTGTCTATGATGTAATTTAGCATGCCTTGTCTTTAacgattttcttttctttcatcaggctAATACTGTGTATTGTGTGTGAAATGAATGCTAATATCccatattcaaattcaatttgtatTGACGCCGCCTAAATTCCATTCTAATGCTGCTGTCCTTTTTCCCCAGACCATGAAGAAAATCAAAGGCAAAGCAAGTAGCACAACCGAGAAGGAATTTGTGTTTGAGTTCAAGGCAGGGAAACACAACTGTGTTCTCAAAGTGCCGTTGCACTTTCCTGTTCAAGAAAACGTCAGCGACCTTCATGGACGTCTGATGCTGCTACATAAAATACCCTGCTACGTAGAAAACGGTGAGATGGCTTTGTAATGTAGAAACCAGTTGTATCCCATGGTAATATAAgtctaattttgtttttataaccaCATGTTTGAGTCACCAATGTTGTAGTGGTACCGTTGTTATTACATCTATTACCCTTATAGCAAGGACACTTCAATGTTTTTCTGGGTTCCAGGCAGAAAGCAACTGAACAGGCAACATTTATGTCTTCAGTGTCTATAACTTAATATCCTAGTTATCATAAAGTGGTCACCGACAATACATAAAGTATCTACTTTTTGATATGTCagtcatatacatatatttgttgCACAATATATTGAAATATTTACTTTGAATCTTTAGGTAGTGGATTTAAATCTATTTCTATCCTGCCAAAATGTATGGGATTAAGGAAAAAACATTCTTGACTTACCTTTGTGGAGGGCAGCACAAAGCCCTTGTGGTTAGTAAGCCTGCCTCACAGTCCAGGCCCTCCTGTGTGAATTTAGCATTTTCTCTCTGAGTTTGCATGGGGTTTCTTCAGGTATCgtagcttcctcccacattctgaaaacatgcatgttagttttaactctaaattgtccataggtgtgaatggctGTTATATGTGCCTGGGATTGATTGATGACCAGTCAAGTGTGTACTCAGTGTCTAACTATATGTTGCAGCACACCCaggaatacaatgaaaacaagtgCCACAGAAAATGCATTGATTGATGTCTCTACAGCATTGACAAGCTTGTACAAAATACAGTTTCATATTTCTCAAAATGCTTTTTTGGTAGAACTGAAAGTGTCACTGTCCGACTTCATTGAGAAAGAGACCATTTTGGATTACGACAGAGAGGCAGAACTGGCCCTGCAAAGACTCCCAATGGGACATGTAGATGTAAATCAGCTCACCAATGCGTGGACAAGAGCCTATGTAGAGGTGAGGACACTATGTATGCATTATGGATAAAACACTAAGGTGTGCTTTAGTTACTGATTTCCTGAATCACTTGATTGAATTTTCCcatattttccttttaaatgtgaaataacaacaacaaacaatttatattcaaagcgatctttaataaagcttTTTGTGACACCGCCTTGTCCTATTTACCATCCTCTCACGATCCTGCAGTCACACAGCAGAGTTTTATGTAAATTCACGGATCATTAAAATAATGTGAACAAATGCAGTGACGTAAAGGACTGGTGAGGAAGAAGTCATTACATAAGcctttttgtggcattttgcaTCTCCCTGCTTGATTATATTTGAGTGTATTTGTTATTAGTGACagttcattatttaaaattgacagATTGTTTTATTCTGTgtattattaacaaaaaaaaacttcatgttTATAAGTACTTTTGTCACCTTTTCGGCCTGCATCAACTTGAACTGTCAGGCTTCTCTTGCCTCCTACACTTAAACATTTAAGACTAGCCTAGCTTTTATTGCAGTCATTCAAAAATAACCATGGAGGCCTTCCAGTGTCCATCGTGATTCCCGAGCAAGTATAAATAGAGGAGTTCTGATTATTTTCTATTCATGGATGTAATACATCCGTTGCTTGGGTTTTCTTAGTAGTTCATTATGTAAAACATTACATGCTTTACATTTTTGTCCGACATTTCAAAGTTGGCACTGTAGAAACAGCTCACGTTTGACGAGATGCAGCTCACTGGCGACTCATCaaattcaattacatttttatttcaaagaagAGCATTAAACCTGCATAGTAAACcgtttatttcatttgtttgtaaCCATTTTAGACCACGCTCGAGCATGCTCGCCCTGAGGAGCCCAGCTGGGATGAGGACTTTGGAGATGTTTACCACGAGTTGATCCATTCTCCTGCCTCGGATACGCTTCTAAACCTGGAGCACAATTACTTTGTTCGTATGTCCGAGCTCATCAGCGAGAGAGATATGGAGCTCAAGAAGATACAAGAAAGGTTAGTGTTGTAGAGGATGGAATCCCGCAGTTTCCAGCAGTTTATTTCAAAACATTACTTGCTAGATTCTCTCTTCATTTAGTTCCAAATGTTTGAAAAgctaaaaatattacacaaacttcttaaggtctttaaacacttttattaaacacaacatatttttttgacttaataaaattaaaaagttataTTTATGCTCTTGGGCCAGACGGATAGTCCTTACATCTGCATGCAATTAATGTCAAGTTCCAGGACCTTCAAGTTTAAGGAATACACAATTAATTATACGTGGTTGCCATCTCCAAAATGAGAAAGCAGCCAGGTAGTATTGTGCATGTACACTCATCAATGATTTAAATGCCTTCATGTTCCCCCTGTGTGTTAGACAAGCTGCAGAAATGGATAAAGTGATGCATGAGTTGGGGAATACGCTGAGTGATCATGATGTGAATGCAGTAGCTTCCCAGCACTTTGATGCacagcaggtaaaaaaaaactaaacaggaGAGTTCTTATAGTATTAATAAATTATGTAATCATATAATATGGGCCCTAGTCTTTTTAGCTcctcagttgttgtttttgatcaGGTGTTGGAGAACAAGTGGGTCACTGAATTGAAGCAAGTGACTTGTATTCAAAAGCAAGAATATCAAGAGTGGGTCATTAAACTACACCAGGACCTACAGAAATCGAACAACAGCAGCCAAATTAAGTAcgtttgcatgtatttgtgTACAATAGGAAGAATTTCAAAGGCATAATAATACCCGGCATTTATTTGCACTTGTACAAAATGTCTTCATCCATATTTCTAAATTGTGTTGACACAATTCCACACCTTATTGAAACTTCCAGATGCAATTAtctattatttaatatatatatatactgcatatATGTCTATAATCGAACTCCTCAATTTgtataactattattattaatttgcatGGTTCCTGTCCAGTGAGGAGATTAAGGTGCAGTCTAGCCAGCTGTCAGAACCTTCAGATTCTGGAGGCAGGATGTTTGAGGAGCCGCCTCAAATGGAAGAAAGCTTCACTATTCATCTAGGTAAGTGCTTGGCTTTGACAAAACagtattttaattgtaatttgttgaattacatttaaattttagTGTATcacacggtggatgactggttagcacgtctgcctcctagtgcagaggacgtgagatcgagtccgggctttggccttcctggttggagtttgcatgttctccccgtgcttacGTGGGTTTTCTACGGGTACTCcgttttcctcccacattccaaagacacgcatggcaggttaattgaacactccaaattgtccttaggtgtgattgtgggtatggttgttcgtctctgtgtgccctgcgattggctggcaaccagttcagggtgtaccccgcctactgcccgaagccagctgggataggctccagcgccccccgcgacccttgtgaggaaaagcggttaagaaaatggatggatggatggatgtatcaTACTCTTTAAGAATCTCCCCACGATTAATTTAACTCACACTCTgctgtatatttttgtgttgcacATACTGAGAACCAGATTACACACATGTGTAAAAGGGGCGCACAAGTAGTGCTGCACCTCTTTACCTGAACAGTTGTCACAAAGCCGACTAGTATCTCTTAAATAAGTTGCCTTTTCACATGTTGTTCTGAGCAATGTTGAACAATGGCTTTTTGCTTCAAAGCAAAGGAAAGGAATTCAAAGCTTGGATGGCACTCAATTCCTTGAACCTCAATGAAAAGGAGACAGACGTTATGGTCTTTGGGTCCCAGTGGCCCATTTTGTTCTGCTGACTTGGGCCCCTTTGCACCTTATTCTACAGCCAGCAGTCTCGAACTTGGGTGTTAAGattgacagtgattttaaattgGACCGACAAATTGGTGCTCTTGTCAAATCcggcttttttcattttaggcaGCTGGCTAAGGTTAAGACTCTCCTTTCTCAGCAGCACTTAGAAATGGTAATGATACCTTTGTTACATATCGGCTGGATTACTGTAATGCACTTTATGTTGTAGTCAGCCAGTCCAGCCGGTTCCCTGAAGTGTCTTCAGTTGGTCCAAAATGTTGCAGCTTGCCTCTTAACTGGTGCTTGTAGGATGGAGCACATAACCCAAACTCTGGCCTCTTTTCACTGGCTGTGCATGAAATTTAGAGTTCATTTTATGATTCTTCTATTTGCCTTCAAATCTCTAAATAGTCTTGCACCACCTTATTTCCCTGAGTTCCTCCACCCCTATGCACCTACCCGGTGCCTCAGGTCAGTGGACCAGACATGACAGGAGGTACCGAGGGCTAAGCGTAGGCTCAAAGGGGGTCGAGCCTTTTCAGTTGCCAGTCCCTCTTCTCTGAAACCACCTTCTGCTGAATAATAGGCAATCTCCCTTTGTTTTTCCTGtcatgactgatttttattgcttgtacagcaatggttgttttaaagtactttataaataaagttgatttgAATTTAGTTGAGTTCTTATTTTCATTAGGAGCACAACTGAAGACAATGCATAACCTGCGGCTAGTTCGGGCAGATGTGTTGGGCTTTTGTGAGCACCGTCGTCATGGCAGCAGTGGAGCAAAGCTGAGGCGCCTCCAAACGGCCCTTTCGCTTTATTCATCATCACTGTGTGGTCTGGTACTGTTGGTTGACAACAGGGTCAACTCCTACAGTGGCATCAAGAGAGGTACCTTTATAGATAATAGTTCCAATCATatatacaatatgttgtatattttaacttttgttaaTGTTGGTGCATTATTTAATCGACCTTCTCCAGTTAAAGCTGTTgaaagcagaaaataaaatttcgaatcgctactgccacctgtgacCGAAAAAAGAAACTGCACAcgcccttcttcacgtacacaatccACACATAACGTCCGCTGACAGgacgggaaattcaaacccgaatccattctcaaaactattggccagagatTTGCGGGAGTACCCTTTGTGAACAGCTatggtgttaatctactaattataaaataaaataaaaaggctattgtaatgatttttgtttggggagggggggttgtTTAAAGAGCAGCTTTAAGTAATCTTCCAACTCAATACTCTTGAACTGCTGTGCTATATTTAGCCATCCTATTCATATGCCCTTCACTGTCACATTACAAAGCTCCTCTTTAAATTTAAGACTCTTGAGCCTTTTTGGGATGTGTTTATAGAAACCATTTTAGAGGTAATcct includes these proteins:
- the ferry3 gene encoding ferry endosomal RAB5 effector complex subunit 3 isoform X1, with protein sequence MLISHIQIQFVLTPPKFHSNAAVLFPQTMKKIKGKASSTTEKEFVFEFKAGKHNCVLKVPLHFPVQENVSDLHGRLMLLHKIPCYVENELKVSLSDFIEKETILDYDREAELALQRLPMGHVDVNQLTNAWTRAYVETTLEHARPEEPSWDEDFGDVYHELIHSPASDTLLNLEHNYFVRMSELISERDMELKKIQERQAAEMDKVMHELGNTLSDHDVNAVASQHFDAQQVLENKWVTELKQVTCIQKQEYQEWVIKLHQDLQKSNNSSQINEEIKVQSSQLSEPSDSGGRMFEEPPQMEESFTIHLGAQLKTMHNLRLVRADVLGFCEHRRHGSSGAKLRRLQTALSLYSSSLCGLVLLVDNRVNSYSGIKRDFATVSKECTDFHFPWLEEQLEEVQQVVLYARAQRSSKQKEQPEIPRNGSDDKCKNVERNPSNILPGEFYVSRHSNLSEVHVVFHLCVDDNVRSGNITARDPAIMGLRNILKVCCTHDITTITVPLLLVHDMSEEMTIPWCLKRAELVFKCVKEYFRGNVLPVKQHAASDLSCLLHLNAHVKALISADDTQDAAPVIISLRLFEVAAVLILKFCGYSFYMATLKRLQGSENP
- the ferry3 gene encoding ferry endosomal RAB5 effector complex subunit 3 isoform X3, yielding MKKIKGKASSTTEKEFVFEFKAGKHNCVLKVPLHFPVQENVSDLHGRLMLLHKIPCYVENELKVSLSDFIEKETILDYDREAELALQRLPMGHVDVNQLTNAWTRAYVETTLEHARPEEPSWDEDFGDVYHELIHSPASDTLLNLEHNYFVRMSELISERDMELKKIQERQAAEMDKVMHELGNTLSDHDVNAVASQHFDAQQVLENKWVTELKQVTCIQKQEYQEWVIKLHQDLQKSNNSSQINEEIKVQSSQLSEPSDSGGRMFEEPPQMEESFTIHLGAQLKTMHNLRLVRADVLGFCEHRRHGSSGAKLRRLQTALSLYSSSLCGLVLLVDNRVNSYSGIKRDFATVSKECTDFHFPWLEEQLEEVQQVVLYARAQRSSKQKEQPEIPRNGSDDKCKNVERNPSNILPGEFYVSRHSNLSEVHVVFHLCVDDNVRSGNITARDPAIMGLRNILKVCCTHDITTITVPLLLVHDMSEEMTIPWCLKRAELVFKCVKEYFRGNVLPVKQHAASDLSCLLHLNAHVKALISADDTQDAAPVIISLRLFEVAAVLILKFCGYSFYMATLKRLQGSENP
- the ferry3 gene encoding ferry endosomal RAB5 effector complex subunit 3 isoform X2; its protein translation is MLISHIQIQFVLTPPKFHSNAAVLFPQTMKKIKGKASSTTEKEFVFEFKAGKHNCVLKVPLHFPVQENVSDLHGRLMLLHKIPCYVENELKVSLSDFIEKETILDYDREAELALQRLPMGHVDVNQLTNAWTRAYVETTLEHARPEEPSWDEDFGDVYHELIHSPASDTLLNLEHNYFVRMSELISERDMELKKIQERQAAEMDKVMHELGNTLSDHDVNAVASQHFDAQQVLENKWVTELKQVTCIQKQEYQEWVIKLHQDLQKSNNSSQINEEIKVQSSQLSEPSDSGGRMFEEPPQMEESFTIHLGAQLKTMHNLRLVRADVLGFCEHRRHGSSGAKLRRLQTALSLYSSSLCGLVLLVDNRVNSYSGIKRDFATVSKECTDFHFPWLEEQLEEVQQVVLYARAQRSSKQKEQPEIPRNGSDDKCKNVERNPSNILPGEFYVSRHSNLSEVHVVFHLCVDDNVRSGNITARDPAIMGLRNILKVCCTHDITTITVPLLLVHDMSEEMTIPWCLKRAELVFKCVKGFMMEMASWDGGISRTVQFLVPRSISEEMFYQLSNMLPQIFRVSSTLTLTSKP